actaaaattgatatatcttaacatccgtatggttcgatcgtcgaaaaaataatttcaaaaattaatcttgtaaatcaggaacgagtctcgttatcgtgaacgagactcgttcccgatttacaagattaatttttaaaatgattttttcgacgatccgaccatacggatgttaagatatatcgattttagtcatatgaaaaaattattaaaaaatttgaaatttatcttgcacgtcaggattagaaaaatccgataaaagtacccctcccgacaacgagactcgttcccgatttacaagattgatttttaaaatgattgtttcgacgatccgaccgtacggatgttaagatatatcgattttagtcatatgaaaaaattattaaaaaatttgaaattcatcttgcacgtcaggattagaaaaatccggtaaaagtacccctcccgacaacgggactcgttcccgatatacaagattgatttttaaaatgattttttcgacgatccgaccgtacggatgttaatatatatcgattttagtcatatgaaaaaattattaaaaaatttgaaattcatcttgcacgtcaggattagaaaaatccgataaaagtacccctcccgacaacgagactctttcctgatttacaagattgatttttaaaatgattgtttcgacgatccaaccgtacggatgttaagatatatcgattttagtcatatgaaaaaattattaaaaaatttgaaattcatcttgcacgccaggattagaaaaatccggtaaaagtacccctcccgacaacgggactcgttcccgatatacaagattgatttttaaaatgattttttcgacgatccgaccgtacggatgttaagatatatcgattttagtcatatgaaaaaattattaaaaaatttgaaattcatcttgcacgtcaggattagaaaaatccgataaaagtacctctcccgacaacgagactcgctcctgatttataagattgatttttaaaatgattgtttcgacgatccgaccgtacggatgttaagatatattgattttagtcatatgaaaaaattattaaaaaatttgaaattcatcttgcacgtcaggattagaaaattccggtaaaagtacccctcccgacaacgggactcgttcccgatatacaagattgatttttaaaatgattttttcgacgatccgaccgtacggatgttaagatatatcgattttagtcatatgaaaaaattattaaaaaatttaaaattcatcttgcacgaccaggattagaaaaatccggtaaaagcacaactccctaaaacaagattcgttgctgattaacgaaataattttttgaaatgattttttggacgatccaaccatacggatattaaaatatattgattttagccatgtaaaaaaataattaaaaatttcaaaatttatcttgcttgacTTTATAAGAAAAATGAGGTAAAGGTACAAATCCGTGAAACAAGATTCATTGCTGATTGACAACATagttttttaaaatgattttttggacgatccaaccgtacggatgttaaaatatatttattttatccatttaaaaaaataataaaaaattattaataaatttaaaattcatcttgcatgtcaggattagaaaattctaataaaagtaccactctcaacaacgagactcgttccggatttacaagattaatttttaaaatatttttttcaaccatccaaccgtacggatgttaagatatatcaattttagtcttatgaaaaaattattaacaaatttaaaatttatcttgcatgtcaggattagaaaattctagtaaaacttacactcccgacaacgagactcgttcccgattcacaagattattttttaaattggttttttcgaagatccaaccgtacggatgttaagatatatcaattttagtcaaaagaaaaaattattaacaaatttgaaattaatcttgcatgtcagtattagaaaaatccagtaaaactacgataaatataattaaaatacgACAAATATAATTAAACTACGacaaatataattaattataatacgataaatatataatacgataaatttaattaaaatattaaaaaaaattataaattaaaatatttattaaattattttcccATTATCACCCAATTTTTCCATTCCCTCCAATGAAATTTCATTTCCCCCTTCCTCCAAATTTCATTTCCCCCCTTATCTCTCCCTTTTTTCCTTTAATTCATTTTTTGTGTGATCCCCCAATTTCCCTTTCCCTTTCCCATCTTATCTCTGACCGCCTTCATCTCCCTCATTGTTCCTCTGCCACTCTTCTATCTCCGGTTTCTtacctttttattttcaaaatcaCATCGATTAAGCCCAGCCCATTCCCTACTCTCACCAACCTGACCCGAAATCCCTTCTCAGTCTCCTCCATTTCACCCCAACTCGAAACCCTTGAAACCGCCGCAATCGCCGTCATTGGAACCAGCTCCGTCGCCTCCGTCGCCGCCATTGTCGTCATTGGAACCAACCCCGAGTTTGAGAGTCGTGGTTAGGATTTTGGGGATTTTGTTAGGGTTTTGTGATTTGGAGGAGTGGAAGGATGTTAAATTAGGGTTCAAGATGCTCATTAAATTCTTCATTGATAGACGTCCCAAGGTATTTATATCTTCACAATTTGCAATTTGTATTTTTTCAATTTGCTCTGTTAAGCTCAAATGAAATGAAATATGGTGTCATGATTGATGTTTTTTAGCTTTAATTCTAATGTCTTTTGTGTTTGTTAGGCAATTGTAGTTTTTTAGTTGCATTTAGTTTAATTTGTTACAAATGTTAGCTGTGGAGGACTGGAGGTGCAGATATGAAGAGGCTGAGAAAGAAGCTGAGAAAGGCTTGACATTTCTGCTAGAGTGGGGAAGTCCATGGGACAAGAGAATGTCATGGGAAGGATGGATTGCTTGGGCTAGAGTTTTGTTGATGAAGGCCAAGAAGAAATCTTGGCCACAGACTTCTTGGTGTATACTCAACTTGGGCCTTGTCAGGTAAAAGCCTGTAACTGCTCCTGTTAAATTGTTATAATTCTAATAATCTAAGAGATGCAAGATTTAATGTAAGCTAGTCTGCAAGAACATTATAAACTATTGTCAACTTATAACTTAGTATGTTTGCATATTTTGATTATGTGTTTCCTTGTTCCAAATTCTGATACATTATGTTTATCTTCTTTGAATTGAAAATATATGATTTTCGTTGCGTCGGTCTTAAATTTGATCTCTCTCTCTCTGGGTAAAACTTGGGTGGTCTATTTTAATGGCAGAAATGTGCTGCTAGAGTTGTGTTGAATTAAAACAAAAACTGCGATACATGCTGCGAGTTGGgttcttttttttttttatattaaatgaTATTTGAGTCGTGAATAGTATAAAAGGAGCATGCACTGATTGTAATTATATGCTGGTTATTTTTTTCTGTTGTGGGTTCTTAAATGTGCTCAAGATTGTGTTGTGAATGTTGAAAATGATGGGTGATTTATCAGCCGCAAAATTATCAAATTTATTGCATTGTGTGCTTGCCACTAACCATTAGTTTTGACATTCAAGTTTGGTTATAGGCATAGCAGAACACATATAATATTAATCTATATTCCTCTGAATAATAGCACAATTTAGTTGGTAATCATCTTACACATACTTATGTCAAGCCATGTGTTGTGTGTGTGCTCACAACCACTGCTAGAAAAGGGACTGGGGAACCTAAATAATTCCTGTAATATACTGTAGAATTGTGCGTACTGATTCCATGAAGAACACCAGAAGAACACCAGCTGCTGGAACACAGAACTTCCATCCTGATCTGCTATTAGGAGAATGAGGGTTTGGGAGGGTGTACAAAGGACAGATAACACGCACCAGTAAAGTAATTATTTTGTTTCTTCTTCCTCCATCTTTGCACCAATTTTTTTCAATCTTAACTCTGCTTTTGGTTGTGTCCTTCAGATTGTCGCAGTGAAGCAACTTGACATAAATGGATATCAAGGAAATCGAGAGTTCCTAGGAGAGATTTTGACACTTAGTATTGTTCACCATCCAAACCTTGTCAATCTTTTGGGATATTGTGCTGATGGCCAACAAAAAATCTTAGTCTACGAATACATGCCAAATGGTTCCTTAGTAAATCACCTTGTAGGTAAGATTCTCAACTTGGATTGCATTTATTTGAATTGCGTCTCTATTTAATAAGCACTGATCCATTCTGTAATCTTCATTTTATATTGAACACGTTCTTAGACTCGTAGATTATCAATTCATCCTTATTATATATTTACATGATTTGTTACACAACTTTatgttttttatttattatttgcaGAGTTCAACATTGCAGCTATACAATGGTTATAAAGCATCTGAATTGAAATATTCAGATGGTTAGAGATTGGAAGTAATGGTCAAGACTTAAAGTTTCCCCCCTGCTAAGAGAGCTGGTAGAATCAAAGGTGGGCAATAGCTAAGGACTAGCCAAGGTGACAGAGCCCCATATAAATCAGTTTTATATAACGAGAAGTGGAAAGCTGCTTATGAAGTTAGTAACATTCTATTTATTGATGAAGCTTATTATGGAGCCAGTTTAATGCATTTTAAAGAACTGGACCTAATTGGCATGAAAGTGAATTTTACTGGTAACTACCAACTTGTTGGTGAATTTTAATGAAACTTTGTTATACttgtaattcttgtagagaacctttgtattataaatttaatttcaattgtgaaataacaattgaattatcattatataattttattttaaaattggtttattttaaataatgagattaattttATAAACAATTATGTGAAAGTCACTTAAAAAATGATAAAAACCGTTGTATGTCTCACTccacatattttttttaaaaaaactgttgtcttttgatattctttgcaacagtttaaattattttcactattgtcttttaaaaaaatattcagAAAAGAAGTTTATAAACTGTTGTTTATGATAATATTAAATAAGGTAACAACAATGGTTTTTCTacaaaaccattgttgttaagttaggtagacaacagttgaaTAAAGAAACAGTTGTTTTAATAAAGTTCCAACAATGGTTAATAAAGAGTAACTGTTGTGCCTTATTGATTGTAACCAGTATTGAAAAACGTTGTTGAATCTCCCTTATTACAACTGTATTAACAACCGTTGTCCAACCTTcgatcacacgagtgttggatagacaacgAAAATTCTACCTGTCAGACAACGAAAAAAAACAGTTGTATGATTGCAAAAATGTTGTAGTGATGGTTCAGTTTTGTGCTGGATACTTCATTATATATTCCGGTGGGGCAGTGATCGAATGAGAGTTTATGTAATTGTAGGCTCTAAAGGATGGTGTCAGAGACAAAGTTGAACTGGCTACCAAGTTTGGGGTCAGGATAGATAGCCAGTTCAGAGAAATTCGGGGCGACCCAGAATACGTACGGGCAGCCTGTGAGGCCAGCTTAAAGAGGCTTCAGCTTGATTGTATTGATTTGTATTATCAGCACCGCGTTGACACTCGTGTGCCAATTGAAATCACGGTATGTTAGTAGTTAGTCTGTGCATTTTTGTATTTGTTTTTTCACAAATTAGTTGTCAAGTTGTTAGGCTTTTTTACTTTTGGTTGCAATTTTTTAGTTCCCGTATTTATGCTAAGACCAGTGCCCCTCAAACTGAAAAATCACAAAATCTCAAATATTTTTTTGGAATAAGGTCAATTACACAATATATTAATGTTCATATGCACTTATGGGTCACAACCGGCTTCAACCAGCAAACATGGGCAGCTCATCAAACTTACATCCTACCGCCCGAGTAGAGCTCAGCAATAAGCCACCTCCTAACAGGCTCACCAATCCAAACACCCACCACTGACCGGCAACATATACTCACCCACTCTCCTGCCACCAACTACTCCCGCAAATGTTATATGCTGAGAGTGGATCTGAACCCTCAACCTCATGAAACATGAGAAGAGGAAGTACGTAACAAGACCCCGTTGGTAGTTTTTAGTATAGCAATGATTCCAATTTAGTAATATATATTAACTGCTTATAAAGAAGAAATTCCTGTGCTGTTTTTATAAGCTCATGAATGACATATTGCGTTATGTCATTGACCATCAATTGTTGTATCTAATTTGATACACCTGGAACTTATCTTCGATATTATCAACCTTTCATAACTAGGTAAAGATGAAGTTCTGTTGTAGAATTATTAAATATAGGTAATCGTGTGATATCGGAATCAAATATACTTTGACCTAGCACTTTGCTGCTTCGCTCTCACTAATATCTACACCCAATCTACCCGAGGGTCCCCATTGAAATAAGGTATCCAGCATACTTAATTTTTGGGCACCTAGCCGTCCACTTGGGTCCTTAATCAACTTGAAAAGTTATTAACCTTGCTAAAAGTACTATTTTATATTACTATTCACAACTAGTATGTTGCTGGCAATAAGCCAATAACTATACAATTGAAAATTGATAAAAGTTTGTGTGATTATGGTACCATTCGCATAATTTGCAGATAGTAACTACTAATATCACAAATATTATATAACCTTTTATTTCTGAAATGTATCATATTACTAGTAAAAATGTTTCTTCAAAACAAAAAAGCCTTCATAAGAGACATTATTAGAAAATCACAATAAGTTTTGCACTTGAAAGTTCTAATACTTGGTTTTCAGAGGCCAAGAGAATTGGGAGTTTAAAAGGGATGCCATGATGCTAATACGCTATAGAGTAAACTGAAATTATATGTCAGCTTCTGTCTACAATATTTTACATATTAGATTCTTACCTAAGTTTTTTTTTTTCCATTTCTACTAGCGTGAtctgtttttattattttaattctttATTTCTCTGATCATGCTTGAGTTGTTCATCTGTTTGACAGATGGGGGAAATGAAGAAACTAGTTGAAGAGGGTAAGATTAAGTATGTAGGATTGTCTGAGGCCTCTGCATCTACCATCAGAAGAGCTCATGCTGTTCATCCGATCACCGCAGTGCAGTTGGAGTGGTCTTTGTGGTCAAGGGACGTGGAGGAAGACATAATTCCCACTTGCAGGTTTGGTTTCTGTTAAAGAATCTTCCAACAGATTATCAAATATGAAAATATATTTAAAGACCAAGTTAACTAGTTTGTTATTACTCAGAGAATTAGGCATCGGGATTGTTGCATATAGTCCTCTAGGACGAGGATTTTTGTCAGGGGGTTTAAATATGGTCGCGAACTTGTCAAAAGATGACTTCAGGAAGGTAAGTTTCTACATTAAATGCAGCTTGAGTTTCATTAGTATAATGTAACATGTAACTGATCATCTAATTTCAGTGCATTGACGTCTTTCTTAAATAAATTAGTTTTTCATGCAAAGCTAGTAAGAGAAGTTAAATTTAGGGCTTCACCCTAGCTCTAGCTCTATGAAGCATAGGGAGATCTATCCAAACACAATTTAGTTAAAAAAAGGTTAAATTTGTAAACTGCATCTAAATTTTCGAAACTATTGCATTAAGAAACATAACCAGTATTTATTTTTTTAACAACTTTGGTTGCTGAATTGCAAGTACTCCGAGTCTTGAACTGATACTTACACAAAATGAAGTAACTGATGTTAAACATCTCTTAAGGACATTGATTGTCTATGCTGGAAATTTGCAAAATGCCTTAAACTGTATGTTGTTTTATTATTCTGGTTTTGAAGTGCTTCTAAGAAAACGGTTGTTGGCTTCATTAAAAATCAATACTCCGAGAGAAATGTTTTAAAAAATAGGGTCTTAGCTCGTTTTCATGTGGTTAAATTGACTAATGATCCTTTTCCCCGTCCCCCTCTTTTGTGTAGCATCATCCAAGGTTCCAAGCAGAAAATCTGGAGCATAATATAAAGCTGTTTGATCTGGTGAATGAGATTGCATTAAACAAAGGGTGTACTCCATCACAGCTAGCACTGGCCTGGGTTCATCACCAGGGAACAGATGTTTGTCCCATTCCTGGAACTACAAAGATTGAAAATCTCAACCAAAACATTGGAGCTTTATCTGTGAAGTTAACAGCAGAGGAAATGTCTGAACTTGAATCCATTGCTGGTTCTGTCCGGGGTGACAGATACTCGTCAATGACATCCACTTACTTGCATTCAGACACACCACCCTTGTCATCGTGGAATGCTTAATGAATAGTCGACTTGCAGTCCCTCTGACATCACAGAAATTCTCAACAAATACTGGAGATGTATTTTGCAGAATGGCTTTGTTTTCTTCTGGTTTTAGGGAGAACTTCAATTATGCGTGAATGGttaatattatttagaatttaaTATCCAAATAAAATTTAATTGACAACATATTAAAAATATGTGTTTTTTTAAAGATAGTGATAAAAAATACAAAGAATTCATATATGAAATTTATTTAGGTAGTGTTAGTTAAGAAATGTGTTttttttgccttctgacatgtAGCAAAGTTGGTTAAAGGGCGAAATAACCCTGGTCttttttctttgaaattaattatTGCTACTCTACAAAATCGGCCGTCCTAACTTCACCCAACCCTACCTTCTTTTTCACCCTTTATACCTATATCTATCtccatattcatcttcatcttctccttttattcattttttctttaataaaatcgaGATTTGTTTTACAAAATTCGAAAAATCTATTACAATTCTTcactttagttttcagatctactaaggtaagagtttggattttataataaaattcagtttttagattCAAAATCTCTGATCTAACAACATATTACAATTTGGTGTTATTCagagatttttgaattttgggttTTTTTCATATTGTTCAGTTTAAGTTattatttgtgtgtttgattgtctcgCTTTATGCGATGTGTCTCGTTTTGCGCGAtgtggtggttgtgttgaaaatgaattagatggtgtattgggagatctggatatctctcatcaacaacactttcggcagGTTTATAGCTGATGTTCGGCAGGTAGATAGTTGGGGTGTGTTTGGAACGGTGGTAAAAATCacatgtgctcacctctcacaaaaaatatttgttcataatATGAGGCCTATAAACTCAGTTGTTGCAACTAAGTCCTCTGAACATTGCAATATCAATCGAATTAATGTGAGTGTAACACCCCAATTAAACAAGTAGAGGTTACACAAGATAAGTTTTATTTATTAATGGAAGTAAAAACAAGCTAAACATAATTTATTAAGCTAACAAAAGTTCAAAAGATCCAAAATAAAGTTGTCTAACAAGATCCAAAATAATATGGAATAAAACATGTCCTTGACTTTATTTTCAACCAGATCACTCATCACACCCCCGATTTACCCCCGACTACCTGTGGAAAGAAATAAATATAAGTGAGCCAAATACCCAGTACAAATTTATCATTAAAAGATAAAGCAAGAGAATATATTTGATTATAACAATTAGCCAAGAAGATGAGTAATATGACAGTAATTATTTAGAATCAAGGAACAAACTAATCCAAACAAAATCAAAGAAATGGCTGAGAACAAGTAAGGTGATTATTAATAAGGGCATCTTATAAAATCTATGCTCGCTAGTAAACAGCAATCAAAGCACAGTGCAAATAGTCCTTCTCCCGTTATCCCCAAGAAGGACAAAATGAACAGCACCAAAGACTGCAAAAACTCCATGTGTCTCGTCTGTGATTTACCCACACAGGTAAGTTTAAGAGCCCATAACAAATTATTACAAAGTGTTGCcaataatattgaaaataaaagTTGCATGTGACAAATCAAGTATACTTATAGGCAACATAGATCAAAAGTGGTTAAGCAACAACAGGGATTAAAGATGGCTGAGCAAAAATTAACAAGTGTACATATACAAGATGTACGTATACAGATGATCACTATCTCATGCTATAGTATAAACATTTAACTAACAAATAATCTGAATAATATACAAGCCAggttaataaaatataaaatatattttattaatttataaaagtaATGTATAAATCTTTAAGTATATAACTTTATAAAAGTAGACAAACTTAAATTATACATTCATTTAACATATTAAATTATAACAACAATTtaagaaaatgataaaaataaata
Above is a genomic segment from Apium graveolens cultivar Ventura unplaced genomic scaffold, ASM990537v1 ctg6658, whole genome shotgun sequence containing:
- the LOC141703461 gene encoding putative aldo-keto reductase 2, which produces MGEMKKLVEEGKIKYVGLSEASASTIRRAHAVHPITAVQLEWSLWSRDVEEDIIPTCRELGIGIVAYSPLGRGFLSGGLNMVANLSKDDFRKHHPRFQAENLEHNIKLFDLVNEIALNKGCTPSQLALAWVHHQGTDVCPIPGTTKIENLNQNIGALSVKLTAEEMSELESIAGSVRGDRYSSMTSTYLHSDTPPLSSWNA